In Gopherus flavomarginatus isolate rGopFla2 chromosome 5, rGopFla2.mat.asm, whole genome shotgun sequence, one DNA window encodes the following:
- the KCTD13 gene encoding BTB/POZ domain-containing adapter for CUL3-mediated RhoA degradation protein 1 isoform X1 — MGRGSRFIPFHFSCPSLVQVEMSAEATTALLPAPEACAPVVPTQHQPTGGAVGVTFDLKPLNPSSKYVKLNVGGSLHYTTVQTLTKQDTMLKAMFSGRMEVLTDSEGWILIDRSGRHFGTILNYLRDGSVSLPESQRELEEVLSEARYYLIQGLVEDCQLALQQKIDAYDPLCLIPMVTSPKEEQQIISSCSKPVVKLLHNRSNNKYSYTSNSDDNLLKNIELFDKLALRFNGRVLFIKDVLGDEICCWSFYGQGRKIAEVCCTSIVYATEKKQTKVEFPEARIFEETLNILIYETPRVPDKALLEATGGAAGGGGGPHRADEEDGREHRVRRIHVRRHIMHDERPHGHQAVFKD; from the exons ATGGGGAGAGGATCTCGATTCATCCCCTTCCACTTTTCCTGTCCCTCCCTGGTGCAGGTGGAGATGTCGGCCGAGGCCAcgacagccctgctcccagcccccgagGCCTGCGCCCCCGTGGTGCCCACGCAGCACCAGCCTACAGGGGGAGCGGTGGGTGTGACCTTTGACTTAAAGCCCTTGAATCCCAGCAGCAAGTACGTGAAGTTGAACGTGGGGGGGTCCCTGCACTACACCACAGTGCAGACCCTCACCAAGCAGGACACCATGCTCAAGGCCATGTTCAGCGGGAGAATGGAAGTGCTCACTGACAGCGAAG GCTGGATCCTGATCGACCGCAGTGGCCGTCACTTCGGCACCATCCTCAACTACCTGCGGGATGGCTCTGTCTCGCTCCCCGAGTCACAGCGGGAGCTGGAGGAGGTGCTGTCCGAGGCACGGTACTACCTCATCCAGGGTCTGGTGGAGGACTGCCAGCTCGCTCTGCAG CAAAAGATCGATGCCTATGACCCTCTGTGTCTCATTCCCATGGTGACATCCCCCAAGGAGGAGCAGCAGATCATCTCCAGCTGCTCCAAG CCAGTGGTGAAATTGTTGCATAACAGAAGTAACAACAAGTATTCGTATACCAG TAACTCGGACGATAACCTGCTGAAGAACATTGAGCTGTTTGACAAGCTGGCGCTGCGCTTCAATGGGCGGGTCCTCTTCATCAAGGACGTGCTCGGGGACGAGATCTGCTGCTGGTCCTTCTATGGGCAGGGCCGCAAAATCGCTGAGGTCTGCTGCACCTCCATCGTCTACGCCACCGAGAAGAAGCAGACCAAG GTGGAGTTCCCCGAGGCCCGGATCTTCGAGGAGACCCTGAACATTCTGATCTACGAGACCCCGCGGGTCCCTGACAAGGCACTCCTGGAAGCGACGGGTGGGGCGGCCGGAGGAGGGGGCGGCCCGCACCGGGCTGACGAGGAGGATGGGCGGGAGCACCGGGTCCGGCGCATCCATGTCCGGCGCCACATCATGCACGATGAGCGCCCCCATGGCCACCAAGCCGTCTTCAAGGACTGA
- the KCTD13 gene encoding BTB/POZ domain-containing adapter for CUL3-mediated RhoA degradation protein 1 isoform X2 — protein MQVEMSAEATTALLPAPEACAPVVPTQHQPTGGAVGVTFDLKPLNPSSKYVKLNVGGSLHYTTVQTLTKQDTMLKAMFSGRMEVLTDSEGWILIDRSGRHFGTILNYLRDGSVSLPESQRELEEVLSEARYYLIQGLVEDCQLALQQKIDAYDPLCLIPMVTSPKEEQQIISSCSKPVVKLLHNRSNNKYSYTSNSDDNLLKNIELFDKLALRFNGRVLFIKDVLGDEICCWSFYGQGRKIAEVCCTSIVYATEKKQTKVEFPEARIFEETLNILIYETPRVPDKALLEATGGAAGGGGGPHRADEEDGREHRVRRIHVRRHIMHDERPHGHQAVFKD, from the exons GTGGAGATGTCGGCCGAGGCCAcgacagccctgctcccagcccccgagGCCTGCGCCCCCGTGGTGCCCACGCAGCACCAGCCTACAGGGGGAGCGGTGGGTGTGACCTTTGACTTAAAGCCCTTGAATCCCAGCAGCAAGTACGTGAAGTTGAACGTGGGGGGGTCCCTGCACTACACCACAGTGCAGACCCTCACCAAGCAGGACACCATGCTCAAGGCCATGTTCAGCGGGAGAATGGAAGTGCTCACTGACAGCGAAG GCTGGATCCTGATCGACCGCAGTGGCCGTCACTTCGGCACCATCCTCAACTACCTGCGGGATGGCTCTGTCTCGCTCCCCGAGTCACAGCGGGAGCTGGAGGAGGTGCTGTCCGAGGCACGGTACTACCTCATCCAGGGTCTGGTGGAGGACTGCCAGCTCGCTCTGCAG CAAAAGATCGATGCCTATGACCCTCTGTGTCTCATTCCCATGGTGACATCCCCCAAGGAGGAGCAGCAGATCATCTCCAGCTGCTCCAAG CCAGTGGTGAAATTGTTGCATAACAGAAGTAACAACAAGTATTCGTATACCAG TAACTCGGACGATAACCTGCTGAAGAACATTGAGCTGTTTGACAAGCTGGCGCTGCGCTTCAATGGGCGGGTCCTCTTCATCAAGGACGTGCTCGGGGACGAGATCTGCTGCTGGTCCTTCTATGGGCAGGGCCGCAAAATCGCTGAGGTCTGCTGCACCTCCATCGTCTACGCCACCGAGAAGAAGCAGACCAAG GTGGAGTTCCCCGAGGCCCGGATCTTCGAGGAGACCCTGAACATTCTGATCTACGAGACCCCGCGGGTCCCTGACAAGGCACTCCTGGAAGCGACGGGTGGGGCGGCCGGAGGAGGGGGCGGCCCGCACCGGGCTGACGAGGAGGATGGGCGGGAGCACCGGGTCCGGCGCATCCATGTCCGGCGCCACATCATGCACGATGAGCGCCCCCATGGCCACCAAGCCGTCTTCAAGGACTGA
- the KCTD13 gene encoding BTB/POZ domain-containing adapter for CUL3-mediated RhoA degradation protein 1 isoform X3: MSAEATTALLPAPEACAPVVPTQHQPTGGAVGVTFDLKPLNPSSKYVKLNVGGSLHYTTVQTLTKQDTMLKAMFSGRMEVLTDSEGWILIDRSGRHFGTILNYLRDGSVSLPESQRELEEVLSEARYYLIQGLVEDCQLALQQKIDAYDPLCLIPMVTSPKEEQQIISSCSKPVVKLLHNRSNNKYSYTSNSDDNLLKNIELFDKLALRFNGRVLFIKDVLGDEICCWSFYGQGRKIAEVCCTSIVYATEKKQTKVEFPEARIFEETLNILIYETPRVPDKALLEATGGAAGGGGGPHRADEEDGREHRVRRIHVRRHIMHDERPHGHQAVFKD; encoded by the exons ATGTCGGCCGAGGCCAcgacagccctgctcccagcccccgagGCCTGCGCCCCCGTGGTGCCCACGCAGCACCAGCCTACAGGGGGAGCGGTGGGTGTGACCTTTGACTTAAAGCCCTTGAATCCCAGCAGCAAGTACGTGAAGTTGAACGTGGGGGGGTCCCTGCACTACACCACAGTGCAGACCCTCACCAAGCAGGACACCATGCTCAAGGCCATGTTCAGCGGGAGAATGGAAGTGCTCACTGACAGCGAAG GCTGGATCCTGATCGACCGCAGTGGCCGTCACTTCGGCACCATCCTCAACTACCTGCGGGATGGCTCTGTCTCGCTCCCCGAGTCACAGCGGGAGCTGGAGGAGGTGCTGTCCGAGGCACGGTACTACCTCATCCAGGGTCTGGTGGAGGACTGCCAGCTCGCTCTGCAG CAAAAGATCGATGCCTATGACCCTCTGTGTCTCATTCCCATGGTGACATCCCCCAAGGAGGAGCAGCAGATCATCTCCAGCTGCTCCAAG CCAGTGGTGAAATTGTTGCATAACAGAAGTAACAACAAGTATTCGTATACCAG TAACTCGGACGATAACCTGCTGAAGAACATTGAGCTGTTTGACAAGCTGGCGCTGCGCTTCAATGGGCGGGTCCTCTTCATCAAGGACGTGCTCGGGGACGAGATCTGCTGCTGGTCCTTCTATGGGCAGGGCCGCAAAATCGCTGAGGTCTGCTGCACCTCCATCGTCTACGCCACCGAGAAGAAGCAGACCAAG GTGGAGTTCCCCGAGGCCCGGATCTTCGAGGAGACCCTGAACATTCTGATCTACGAGACCCCGCGGGTCCCTGACAAGGCACTCCTGGAAGCGACGGGTGGGGCGGCCGGAGGAGGGGGCGGCCCGCACCGGGCTGACGAGGAGGATGGGCGGGAGCACCGGGTCCGGCGCATCCATGTCCGGCGCCACATCATGCACGATGAGCGCCCCCATGGCCACCAAGCCGTCTTCAAGGACTGA